A genomic window from Leptospira andrefontaineae includes:
- a CDS encoding HD-GYP domain-containing protein, producing the protein MDAARDLQKFDFTEEVIQHFRENRIIPVDFYNKHGQILIHKKDMATGDDISRLQKFEKQGIYFLTAEIAKIHPGSSKKGSLDPSFDKLINPTLTLDMSKGATDLLSDIKKFPLNGDHVKEINKSINAVLDDFKSSPNMETGLVNIIEVMKNAGMPVDSEVLTKRTVIAMALKVRAAKVFTKVDMDQKKTEQMNLMMASYLADIGYTQMKIPTHANLKPEELEYIKNHPIISYLMIANLPEIEDPVKSVVLNHHRPHRGEGMNNNYPQTKPLVQKLQGYREKYKDDYRKNLLATDIQRQVKSILTNAISYEDIGILSIAGEFASLTTPQPWREPMDGLKAMKLILNNSFFAYNEKTLKDFFDHVGLSLCDNQPFVKIGDYVIVASQDSNRKVFFEICIIKDSHKNSIRPMLERIGTIRPKFANNGKVRISGFEMGSLTVDRRRAIFNLERNADPRRIIYLVDPEIDPEFFDSLDRKVRETYPSRTSSDSDSASKAPVS; encoded by the coding sequence ATGGACGCAGCCAGAGATTTACAAAAATTCGATTTTACGGAAGAAGTGATCCAACACTTTCGAGAAAATAGAATTATACCTGTCGATTTTTATAATAAACACGGACAGATCCTAATTCATAAAAAGGATATGGCCACTGGAGACGATATCAGTCGCCTTCAAAAATTCGAAAAACAAGGGATCTATTTTTTAACTGCTGAGATTGCTAAGATCCATCCAGGCTCGAGTAAAAAAGGTTCCTTAGATCCTTCTTTCGATAAACTTATTAATCCAACACTCACTTTGGATATGTCCAAAGGAGCAACCGATCTATTATCCGATATCAAAAAGTTCCCTTTAAATGGAGATCATGTTAAAGAGATCAATAAATCCATTAACGCAGTCTTAGATGATTTTAAATCTTCTCCGAATATGGAGACCGGACTAGTCAATATTATAGAAGTAATGAAGAATGCCGGAATGCCTGTGGACTCAGAAGTTCTCACTAAAAGAACTGTGATCGCAATGGCATTGAAGGTAAGGGCCGCAAAGGTTTTTACCAAAGTAGATATGGATCAGAAGAAGACGGAACAGATGAATCTGATGATGGCTTCTTATCTCGCGGATATCGGCTATACTCAAATGAAGATCCCGACTCACGCAAATCTAAAACCGGAAGAGTTGGAATACATTAAAAACCATCCGATCATCAGCTACCTAATGATCGCTAATCTTCCCGAGATCGAGGATCCGGTCAAATCAGTAGTTTTGAATCACCATAGACCTCATCGCGGAGAGGGGATGAATAATAATTATCCCCAAACCAAACCATTAGTTCAAAAGCTCCAAGGTTACAGAGAAAAATACAAAGACGATTATCGCAAAAATCTTTTAGCTACTGATATCCAAAGACAGGTTAAGTCCATTCTCACTAACGCTATTTCTTACGAAGATATCGGAATTCTTTCCATCGCGGGTGAATTCGCTTCCCTAACTACTCCTCAGCCTTGGAGAGAACCGATGGACGGTCTCAAGGCGATGAAACTTATCCTGAATAATAGTTTCTTTGCTTATAACGAAAAAACTCTCAAAGATTTTTTCGATCATGTAGGCCTATCTTTATGTGATAACCAGCCATTCGTGAAAATCGGAGATTACGTTATTGTAGCTTCTCAGGATTCAAATCGTAAGGTATTCTTCGAGATCTGTATTATCAAAGATTCTCATAAAAATTCGATCCGACCTATGTTAGAAAGGATTGGAACCATCCGACCGAAGTTTGCAAATAATGGAAAGGTAAGGATTTCCGGCTTCGAAATGGGCAGCTTGACCGTGGATAGAAGAAGAGCGATATTCAACTTGGAACGTAATGCTGACCCTAGAAGGATCATCTATCTAGTAGATCCGGAAATCGATCCTGAGTTTTTTGACTCATTGGATCGTAAAGTTAGGGAAACATATCCCTCTAGGACTTCTTCCGATTCGGATTCTGCCTCTAAAGCGCCCGTTTCTTGA
- a CDS encoding ABC transporter ATP-binding protein has protein sequence MTNKQKFTEGFKFGKTQATYSNSTVAGPKVPQGSQAARGSYSSSLGPSFGGTEPSSESPFLVLLGLGRYFKNYKVRLGIVLGLLFTEIIVYSAIPFSFKFLIDEALIGKNEKVLYITGALLIGGTILITAAGTVRDYLYNWVSARAIRDMREELFIHLQRVNLDFYANTRLGDILARFSTDLSALENAVLALIPWGISPLLEAIFGTALLFALDWKLGAIATLIWPITFLGPVFFSTRSTAASYERKIEEAKVLTAVEESISAQNLIRVYDLDGAFWDKFKGNCEKLFHVSLRLGLTNSYLERSASGGILLLQAVLLISGAWFAFHGMVSVGALAAFLPPFLNLSYSLLYVSQYFPTMNQASGSARRILEILRTPTFESEGGERPFAPSELQNSIKLEDLHFRYKGRTKNLSGVNLEIKKGTYTVILGQSGSGKSTILKFILGMMEPNQGKVSLDGIAMEKIRLDALHSMIGIVFQDTFLFHTSILENIRMGRPDATPEEAIEAAKLAEIHEFISALPDGYETIAGDKGSKLSGGEKQRIALARALVRNPQILLLDEATSALDPITEARILKTLQKLREGRTIVSVTHRLTGLHAADQVVVLKNGSLEPYPSPENDSLSAAAIGL, from the coding sequence ATGACAAATAAACAGAAATTTACCGAAGGATTCAAATTCGGAAAAACACAAGCGACGTATTCTAACTCAACTGTGGCCGGACCTAAGGTTCCACAAGGAAGCCAGGCTGCAAGAGGCTCTTATTCTTCTTCTTTAGGGCCAAGTTTTGGAGGAACCGAACCTTCTTCCGAATCTCCTTTTCTAGTACTTCTCGGACTAGGCAGATATTTTAAGAATTATAAAGTACGATTGGGGATCGTTTTAGGCCTTCTTTTTACCGAAATCATCGTTTATTCTGCGATTCCTTTCTCTTTTAAGTTTTTGATTGATGAAGCTTTGATTGGGAAAAATGAAAAAGTTCTATATATCACAGGTGCCCTGCTGATCGGAGGCACGATCTTAATCACCGCTGCAGGAACTGTCCGCGATTATTTATACAATTGGGTCTCCGCTCGTGCCATAAGAGACATGAGAGAAGAGTTATTCATTCATTTACAAAGAGTGAACCTGGACTTCTACGCAAATACCCGATTGGGAGATATTCTCGCAAGATTTTCTACCGACCTGTCTGCTCTAGAAAACGCAGTACTTGCATTGATTCCTTGGGGAATTTCTCCATTACTCGAAGCAATCTTTGGAACCGCTTTATTATTTGCTCTAGATTGGAAATTAGGCGCCATTGCTACTTTGATCTGGCCAATTACTTTCTTAGGGCCTGTATTCTTCTCTACTAGATCTACCGCAGCAAGTTATGAAAGAAAGATAGAAGAAGCCAAGGTCCTCACCGCCGTTGAAGAATCTATCTCCGCTCAAAACCTGATCCGAGTTTATGATCTGGATGGAGCTTTTTGGGATAAATTTAAAGGAAATTGTGAAAAACTATTTCATGTTTCTTTAAGACTAGGGCTGACCAATTCATATCTGGAACGTTCTGCCTCCGGTGGAATTTTACTTTTACAAGCAGTACTTTTAATTTCAGGCGCATGGTTTGCTTTCCATGGAATGGTGAGTGTTGGAGCGTTAGCGGCTTTTCTTCCTCCATTCTTGAATTTATCTTATTCTCTGCTTTATGTGTCCCAGTATTTTCCAACTATGAACCAAGCAAGTGGTTCGGCTAGGAGAATATTAGAGATTTTAAGAACTCCTACTTTCGAATCAGAAGGAGGAGAACGTCCATTTGCACCTTCTGAACTACAAAATTCCATTAAACTAGAAGATTTACATTTCCGTTATAAAGGTAGAACTAAGAACCTTAGCGGCGTAAACCTAGAGATCAAAAAAGGAACTTATACTGTTATCCTTGGACAAAGTGGTTCCGGAAAAAGTACCATTCTGAAATTCATATTAGGAATGATGGAACCGAACCAAGGAAAGGTTTCTTTAGACGGGATCGCAATGGAGAAGATCCGTTTGGATGCACTTCATTCCATGATCGGAATCGTATTCCAAGATACTTTCTTATTCCATACAAGCATTCTGGAAAATATTCGTATGGGACGCCCGGACGCAACTCCGGAAGAAGCGATTGAAGCCGCAAAACTTGCAGAGATCCACGAATTCATTTCCGCACTTCCTGATGGATATGAAACAATCGCAGGAGACAAGGGATCTAAACTTTCCGGTGGAGAAAAACAAAGGATCGCACTTGCAAGAGCTCTAGTGCGTAATCCTCAAATTCTACTCTTGGATGAGGCTACTTCCGCCTTAGATCCAATTACGGAAGCAAGGATCCTAAAAACTCTGCAAAAATTAAGAGAAGGAAGAACCATTGTTTCTGTGACCCATAGACTGACAGGTTTACACGCGGCCGACCAAGTAGTGGTCTTAAAAAATGGAAGTCTGGAACCTTATCCTTCTCCGGAAAATGATTCACTTTCCGCGGCCGCAATCGGATTATAG
- a CDS encoding ACT domain-containing protein gives MIEFNYKEEYGVYRVTLKTSETAPGTLHKMVKAMFFMGFEILSGDIRTIKDGDSMISYDEFLLRSPETDSKIKASKLGILMSSVFSDDNALEEMIQTSSEIDIRNTFYLGQDSQLEFEDVPGNSATKFYLEAPDRKGLLYFVTGVLKDLGINILSGEVRTDGKSLKAQDTFILTDSRTGLGFAGSSTEERIRRYILQSSLNQV, from the coding sequence ATGATAGAATTTAACTACAAAGAAGAATACGGGGTCTATAGAGTTACTCTCAAGACTTCTGAAACTGCCCCAGGAACACTTCACAAGATGGTGAAGGCAATGTTCTTTATGGGATTCGAGATCCTTTCCGGAGACATTCGCACGATTAAAGACGGCGACTCCATGATCAGTTACGATGAATTTCTTCTTAGATCTCCTGAAACAGATTCTAAAATCAAGGCATCCAAACTAGGCATTTTAATGTCTTCTGTCTTTTCCGATGATAATGCGTTGGAAGAGATGATCCAAACCTCAAGTGAAATAGATATTCGAAATACATTTTATTTAGGACAAGATTCTCAATTGGAGTTTGAAGACGTACCTGGTAATTCCGCTACAAAGTTTTACTTAGAAGCTCCGGATAGAAAAGGTTTATTATACTTTGTGACCGGAGTTCTTAAGGATCTGGGGATAAATATTCTCTCCGGCGAAGTTAGAACAGACGGTAAGTCCTTAAAAGCCCAGGACACATTCATACTAACCGACTCGCGTACAGGACTCGGGTTCGCAGGAAGCTCCACAGAAGAACGGATCCGCAGATATATTTTGCAAAGCAGCCTAAATCAAGTTTGA
- a CDS encoding HD-GYP domain-containing protein → MTQFQSGPIDPLRLERFEFNAEVIRQFKESQSIPVDFYNKNGQILIHRKDSATEADINKLQKFELQGIYYLLSERHKVGIQVDQPDSVNGKKVSYIKLVNPDLTLQMARQASDLLKDLRDYPLNGNHVKNVAKAIDVILDDFANSQDVELGLVNVIEVMKSAGVETDSEVLTKRTVISMAMKLRSLKAISIKDSENSKAQQLNLMMAAYMVDIGKVRMKFPEHGNLSTEEFEYVKNHPIISYLMIGNMASIQSPVKTAVLNSHRPYRGEGLNNNYPSTTFLQKRLGEYYEKYKNDPSRSVLVEDMQKQLYILQNNSYSEDDPAIISIAGEFASLSSEQRWRSAYSPITAMKLILNNSFFSYNERVVKEFFDFMALSLCENKSVLNVGDYVIVVSTDSQHKIHFETCVIREINKNQTRPLLERVGTIRPVFSNKGKLKIVGYDRKTFRPDIRKAVFNLANAVDPRRVIYSIDPELDPPLFDLIDRSYRKTAPKSVA, encoded by the coding sequence ATGACTCAATTTCAAAGTGGTCCAATCGATCCTCTCAGACTTGAAAGATTTGAGTTCAATGCGGAAGTAATTAGACAGTTTAAGGAAAGTCAATCTATCCCGGTTGACTTTTACAATAAGAACGGACAGATCTTAATCCATCGCAAAGACAGCGCAACCGAAGCGGATATTAATAAACTACAAAAGTTCGAACTACAAGGTATTTATTACCTACTATCCGAAAGACATAAAGTAGGGATACAAGTAGACCAGCCTGACTCAGTAAACGGCAAAAAAGTTTCTTATATAAAATTAGTGAATCCTGATCTTACCTTGCAGATGGCAAGGCAGGCTTCCGATCTTCTCAAGGATTTGAGAGATTATCCTTTAAACGGAAATCATGTGAAGAATGTTGCGAAGGCGATTGATGTAATCCTAGATGACTTCGCGAATAGCCAAGATGTTGAATTAGGTTTAGTCAACGTAATCGAAGTTATGAAATCCGCTGGAGTTGAAACTGACTCGGAAGTTCTGACTAAAAGAACTGTTATCTCTATGGCAATGAAGCTTCGTAGCTTGAAGGCTATTTCCATTAAGGATAGCGAGAATTCTAAAGCTCAACAATTGAATCTGATGATGGCTGCTTATATGGTAGATATAGGCAAGGTCAGAATGAAATTTCCTGAGCATGGAAATCTAAGCACTGAAGAATTCGAATATGTAAAAAACCATCCTATCATTAGCTACTTGATGATCGGAAACATGGCTTCTATCCAAAGCCCTGTAAAAACCGCAGTATTAAACAGTCATAGACCATATAGAGGAGAAGGATTAAATAATAATTATCCTTCTACAACTTTCCTACAGAAACGACTAGGAGAATATTACGAAAAATATAAGAACGATCCTTCTAGAAGTGTACTTGTAGAAGATATGCAGAAACAATTGTATATTCTGCAAAACAATTCTTATAGTGAAGATGATCCCGCTATTATTTCGATCGCGGGAGAATTCGCATCTCTTAGTAGCGAGCAACGTTGGAGATCTGCATATTCCCCTATTACTGCTATGAAGTTGATCTTGAATAACAGCTTTTTCTCATATAATGAAAGAGTAGTTAAGGAATTTTTCGATTTTATGGCCCTGAGTTTATGTGAGAACAAAAGTGTTCTGAATGTGGGAGATTATGTCATCGTAGTTTCTACGGATTCTCAGCATAAAATCCATTTTGAGACATGCGTGATCCGAGAAATTAACAAAAATCAAACTCGCCCTCTTCTAGAAAGAGTTGGAACGATCAGGCCTGTTTTTTCGAATAAGGGAAAACTAAAGATCGTAGGTTACGATCGTAAAACTTTCCGTCCTGATATTAGAAAGGCGGTCTTCAATCTAGCGAATGCCGTGGACCCAAGACGGGTGATCTATTCAATCGATCCTGAATTGGATCCGCCTTTATTCGATCTCATCGATAGAAGTTACCGTAAAACAGCTCCGAAATCTGTCGCGTAA
- a CDS encoding SET domain-containing protein: protein MLKVPTYVSESPIGGLGVFAGRDIEEGELVWEFHPKTVWTLTEEEVQALPERLQNLIYTYSYLFEGQWYFCVDNSRFMNHSDQSNTLEDKSGVQGESNPLGRDRAVRKILKDEELTCNYKQFDQNWKDKLPS, encoded by the coding sequence ATGCTGAAAGTACCGACTTACGTTTCCGAGTCTCCTATCGGAGGCCTTGGAGTTTTTGCAGGTAGAGATATAGAAGAAGGTGAACTCGTGTGGGAGTTCCATCCTAAAACTGTTTGGACCCTAACAGAAGAAGAAGTCCAAGCTCTCCCGGAAAGACTACAAAATCTGATCTATACATATTCTTATTTGTTCGAAGGGCAATGGTACTTTTGCGTGGATAATTCCCGTTTCATGAACCATAGCGATCAATCAAACACTTTGGAAGATAAAAGTGGGGTCCAGGGAGAAAGTAATCCTTTAGGAAGGGACAGAGCCGTCCGCAAGATCCTAAAGGATGAAGAATTAACCTGCAACTATAAACAATTCGATCAGAACTGGAAAGATAAACTTCCCTCTTAA